A region from the Aegilops tauschii subsp. strangulata cultivar AL8/78 chromosome 5, Aet v6.0, whole genome shotgun sequence genome encodes:
- the LOC120965382 gene encoding putative F-box/LRR-repeat protein 23 yields the protein MDDVAPPTMDWSLLPLDALSLIFVRLGAVDVLMGAGLVCHSWLMAAKLPEVWRSIDMDKHEVVLLKGDGVLCQMAKAAVDRSDGQLREFAGRLFVTDELIKYIVESKQLANVIKESPLLELHSLELENIDLIVRKLTAVLESCPVLEVLGLQYCFLIGSNDEHALRAEFTRIKITTLKWDDECRD from the exons ATGGACGATGTTGCGCCGCCGACCATGGACTGGTCGTTGCTGCCCCTCGATGCGTTGTCCTTGATCTTCGTCAGGCTCGGCGCCGTCGACGTCCTGATGGGCGCCGGCCTCGTGTGTCACTCCTGGCTCATGGCGGCGAAGTTGCCGGAGGTGTGGCGATCTATCGACATGGACAAACACGAGGTTGTGCTTCTAAAGGGCGATGGTGTCCTGTGTCAGATGGCGAAGGCAGCTGTCGACCGTTCCGACGGACAGCTCAGGGAGTTCGCCGGGAGGCTGTTTGTCACTGATGAGCTCATCAAGTATATCGTGGAAAG CAAACAACTCGCCAATGTTATAAAAGAGTCACCTCTGCTGGAGCTGCATTCCCTTGAACTTGAAAACATTGATCTCATCGTGAGAAAATTGACCGCTGTCCTTGAGAGCTGCCCTGTCCTGGAAGTTCTTGGCTTGCAGTATTGTTTCTTGATTGGCTCCAATGATGAGCATGCCTTGCGGGCGGAATTCACTAGGATCAAGATCACAACGCTCAAGTGGGATGACGAGTGCCGCGACTAG